DNA from Candidatus Hydrogenedentota bacterium:
GAATTTGCCCTCCTGATACCCCTCGATCGTCAACCGGCGCGTGTCTTCCAGTTCGGGCAGCACGACGTCGCGCAGACGCACGTATTCGTCGCGGCGCGCCGCCGTCTCAGCGTACGTCATCGTGATGCCGGCGGCGGCATCGGTCCGCGCTTCGCGTTCCCGCGCGGCCGTCTGTTCCAGCCGGTGCGTCTCTGCAAGGATGTTGCCCTGGTTGCGGTCGAACAAGGGCAGGGGCACAGAGACGCCGACCGTAAACGTTACGTCGGAGTCCCGGTCATAGTCCGCGCGTTCGCGTACGAACTCCAGCCCGGAACTGCCGAGCGAGACCGCGCGCGCCTGCTCGTCCGTGGTCTTCCCCCATTCGAGCCCGGCCATGACGGTCAGGTCGGGCGCGCGCTGCGACCGCGCCAGACTCAGCGCCGCCTCGCGCCGGGCCAACTCACTCTGCCAGCGCGCGACATCGGGGTTAGCCCGCGCACGGCCGGCCAATTCCGCGAGCGGCGGCAGGTCCGGCGGCGGACTCAACGCGCCCGCCGCCCGTTCAAAGCGCGCCTCCGCCGAACCCCACATGGCCGCGAGCGCGGCCCGCCGCGCATCGGTTTCCCGCTGGGCCGATGCCAAGTCAATGGCCGCCAGTTCCGTCTCGACCCGGGCCCGACGCAGGTCCAGGGGCGAGACCTGCCCCGCTTCCACCTGCGCGGCAACGGCGCGCTGCACTTCGTATGCGATCCGCTCCAGGTCCCCGGCCAATGCTGCCTTTTCCTGGGCCGCGAGCACTGCCGCGAACCGGCGCGCCGTCTCCGCGAGCACGTCTGCGCGCACCGCCTCGAAATCCCAGCGGGCGACGTCCGTCTCGGCGTGCGCCAGCGCGATGCGGCGGGCCCGTTTCCCGCCCAGTTCGACCCGTTGCGACAGCGCCAGCGTAATCTCCGCACCATCGAGGAACCCGCCCGCGCCCGGAGCGCGCTCCCTGCCCGCGCCCCAAGTCGGCGACAACGTGACGCCGTCCAGGGACAGTCCGCCTGCATAGGAGCGCGTGACGCTGTCCGGCCCGTCGTTGAAACGCAGTCCTTCCGCCTCAATCTCCAATTCCGGATTCGGCCGCAGCCGCGCCTGCAGGGCCAGCGCCTCGGCAACGCGCACTTCCCACGAATACACCGCGAGCCGCGGACTGCCCAACAGCGCGGCGCTCAGCGCCTGGTCCAGCGTCAATACGCCCGCCGGTTCCTCGAATGAGACAGCAGCGGCTGGCGTTTCCGCAGCGTGCGCTATTCCAATCACGAGGGCCAGCGGCAAGAATATAAGGCAAACCATGGATACTTCTCCGGTTCTCCCGAGGGACACTCGGGGAAGGAAACGGGGGTCAGGGAATGGGAACAGGGAACGGGGGGAGTTCAGCAGCGCAGGACGACGGCGCCCACACACGCGGCGAGCAACGCCCGGGCTTCCGGGGCGGCTTCGGGGGAACACAGCGATGGGGACAGCGCCGTTGCGCCGCCGGACAACACGGCGAAAACCGCCGTGCGCATACCCCCGAGCCCATTAACGGGTGTCTTGGACCGCGACGCGTCAAACAAATGCCGCTGAGCGGGGATTGGGATATCCGCGCAGGAATGGCCCTCCGGGTCATCGCAGACCGGGCCTACGGCGCCGTGACCGGCGTTACCGGGCTCGGAACGGCAGGTTTGAGGCGTGCATACGGATTCGAAAGCCACATGGCCACTATGGCAGACACAAAGCACAGCCCCCGCGGCGCCGGGAGGCAGCGAAAGCAGTGCAGCCAGAAAAGCGAGCGCGACTCCGCGCCAGGCACGACGCCGCGCAGACATTCCCGGCTGTTTTTGCATCGCTTCGGCACCCTGAAGGTTTGCACACATACACCAAGGCTGACTATGATGTATTTTCCCAAACGTTTACCCTATTTCGCAAAATTCCCGACACGGCGGCACGTCGGGGAAAAAGGAACCGCAATCCGCGGTTTTCAGGAGAACCTTGAGTGAGACTGCTGGTGGAACGCTCCAACCTCCGGGGCACGGTCGAAATCCCCGGCTCGAAGTCGCACACGATTCGCGCCGTCGCGATCAGCGCTCTCGCGCAGGGCGCAAGCGTGATCCGCCGCCCTCTCGACTCCGCGGACGCGCGCGCGGCCTTTCGCGTTTACCGCGCGCTCGGCGCGGCCATCGAAGACGAGGGCGCATGCTGGCGCGTGTGCGGCACGGGCGGCGCATTGCATGCGCCGGACGACATTATCGACGTGGCGAACTCAGGGACCAC
Protein-coding regions in this window:
- a CDS encoding TolC family protein; the encoded protein is MVCLIFLPLALVIGIAHAAETPAAAVSFEEPAGVLTLDQALSAALLGSPRLAVYSWEVRVAEALALQARLRPNPELEIEAEGLRFNDGPDSVTRSYAGGLSLDGVTLSPTWGAGRERAPGAGGFLDGAEITLALSQRVELGGKRARRIALAHAETDVARWDFEAVRADVLAETARRFAAVLAAQEKAALAGDLERIAYEVQRAVAAQVEAGQVSPLDLRRARVETELAAIDLASAQRETDARRAALAAMWGSAEARFERAAGALSPPPDLPPLAELAGRARANPDVARWQSELARREAALSLARSQRAPDLTVMAGLEWGKTTDEQARAVSLGSSGLEFVRERADYDRDSDVTFTVGVSVPLPLFDRNQGNILAETHRLEQTAAREREARTDAAAGITMTYAETAARRDEYVRLRDVVLPELEDTRRLTIEGYQEGKF